The nucleotide sequence TGGGTGAATGCCTGTGGCGCGCCCATGGCGTCTGGGAGTGGgacgaaaagaagaagacagcgCGCATTCGCGACGATGACTACTTTGAAGTTGATCATCGGCCGGGTCGTGAGGGAATGCCTATTGAGTGGTACAACGACTGCTATGCGCCTTTTCTGCAAAAGTTCACGGAGCGTGTGTCGCGCAAGAAGGCGAGGCAGTTTAGCTTCATTGAACCGGTCCCAAATGAGTTCATCCCGCCTTGGCCGACACAGGATCCTGACAACAAGAAATGGCTTCAGCAGAAGTATGCCGAGAAGGAAGTGATCAAGGTTCCACGCCCGAACAACTTCGTGTACGCGCCTCATTTCTACGATCTTAACGTCCTTTTTAACAAGAGTCATTCGTGGATGAGCGTCAACGTCCAAGGTCTCACGCGAGGGATGTTTGTCCTCAACGCGCTCTACTTTGGTGTCGGGGGACTTCGACACAATTACAGAGCGCAGCTTGGCAACATTGTCAAGTACGGAAAGAAATCGCTGGGTAAAGTCCCCATGGTCATTGGTGAGATTGGCCTCTCGTACGATATCAATAAGGCAGAAGCTTTCCGCACAGGCTGCTACGACACGCAACGCCATTTGATGAACGGCTTGATCTCCGCAATGGAGgacaacaagctcaactACACACTCTGGAACTACAACCCAAATAACAGAGTTGCGTACGGCGACGGGTGGAACAATGAGGATTTCTCCGTCATCAATGGCGATGAGGTCAGCGATAATGGTCCTGTACGACCTGACTACCGGAATCATCTTCACGAGCATGACGAGCTTTACAAAGGCGGTCGTATCCTCGACGTGATCATCAGACCATATGCTGTAAAAACAGCCGGTATTCCCAAAAAGTCCAACTGGAACCATAAATCACTACGCTTCGAATATGAGTGGACCAGCACAGCGACTAAAGAACCTGTCGATGAGAAGACGCACCTCACTGAGATTTTCATCCCGGGGTATCACTACGACGCACACAAGCTACGTGTCCAGGGAGCGAACGTGGAATGGACGTACGACCAGCCTCGTCAGACGCTATACGTGCGCAGCAGTTTGGCTGGGTACCACAGCATTATCGTGGCTATTGAGAATGAGGCACAGCATCTTCTTGAGAggggacgacgacgaagggAGTTGTATCCTCCTCAATTCCCATTCAACTTGGTTTCTGCAGGTGTAGAGGACTTGATAGAGGATGTTGACTGGTCTAAGATGTTTACATACTTGCCAGTTGTTATTGTTCTTTTGATTGCTTTTTTCATGAGTCCTTTGATCTCGTGGTTGCCTTAGAGGTTAGAGCCTAGATTTTCCTGTAAACCTCTAGGGAATAGATTGGAATAGAGTTGATAATGGATTAGACAGGATGTCTTTGCACATAGACAATAAAAACTGGTTGGCAAGAATGGTGTGTTTTGAACTTGGTTCGATGAGTCTCGCATCCCCGTTGACGTATCAAGCAAACCGACCAGAAATCAAACGAAGGATGGGAGAGAAGCATAGAGGGCTGTCACATGTTCAAGAAATTTACTGTTTTTAACTgttattattcttatatgcTAATTCTTGTGAAATGTGACCGCTAATATATCAAAAAGGACTTTTTACTCTGCATCTAGAGGGCATCTTGGTGCAGTGTTGTTAACCTGAATgcctcctctcttcttctccttgctATCATGGAAAGGAAGAGCCCATCCGCCTTCGGTCTCGGGAGTAGAGAGCCATAGTCGAAGAAGATGTCTTCGAGGAACAGGAGGAAGGTGGTCTATGTTATGTCAGCACTCTCGTACCCAGTATGAGTGTTGAATGTGTTAATTTACCTGTGTATGCTGTTCGTGCATGGAGGAGATGTGTGTTGCTGACGAACTGAATatctccaacctcaagaaTCATATGTAAGGCCAACTTCTGGCAAGTCTCCTCCAGCACAGTCATGGCATGCTTCTGCTCCTCACTTAGAGCAGGAATAAGACCCTTGTCAGAAAATCTTGTGAGAGATCTCACAAAGTAAGGATCCCACTTGCAGTAAACTCGACCCTGGCCTCCATTCTCGATGTAGAAGATTGGGTTTCGGATCCATTCCTCCTCACCAACTGATGTCTCGCCCTTACGGTCAAAGTACCAGATTGGTTGTGTCAGAAGCTCAGCAACATCGGGGTTGTTCTTCTGAAGATCATTCCAGACATTGTGAATGCTGACGATATCACTCTCACCACCCTCCTTGGCACGGTGGACGCAGAGAAGACCGACGATGTCGGAGTCGTCGGCATGGAAGTACTGACGGGCTGTTGTGCGGTAGATGCGAACGCGGTCGATTTGTgtagcatcatcaccaacatcctTGACGTGGCCGAGGACATGGCCCAGGCCGTTTTGGGAGACAAAGTAGCCGATGTATGTACCGAGACCCATGTAGGCTACTGCGTTCTTGAGAGGACCCCATTCTCCAGCTGGGAAGCGTTTGAAAAGGATGAATCCCTTGCCGTTGAGAAGGTCTTCTCGAAGAGTCTCGAGCACTTTACCCAAGTTTGGAAGAGGGAAGTTTGACTGAAGATATTAGTTTTGAAATTGGGTCATGATACTGTCATCATACCTTGGAGATACCAGTGAGGGGAGTACCACTGGCGATGAAAGCATCAGCTGTATCGCTCAACTCTTGAATCTCCTCATCGGTGAAAGGGTGAGTCCATCGCTCAGGTGAGTTCTCATAGTCCTCCTTCTTCCAAAGTGTAGGACCAGTGATCTCCTTGGGGAAATCAGAGTAAGGCTTTAATGCGTCAtaaagaggaggatgttgaccCGAGGTACGGATACCATCGGGGAAGATTGAACGAGGGGCATCTGCGTTCTTGACTTGGGGGAGAGGAGTCTGAGAAGACTCGTCGATAAGAGCACCTGGAGCCATTGTAGGTGATTGATGTGAGAAGACGCTATaaagacaagacaacaaTTTCAATTTGAGTAGTGAGTTAATTGACATCAAATGCTATCCTCGGCAATCATCTTATATATACCCTTTTCCCCAGGAATCATCCGTTACCGGCCCCCGCAGTGTAATGACGCCCTTTGTTGGTGTATTGCGTGCTCGAGCTACAATATCACGGAGTCGTACTCCCACCATCAGCGAAACAGGCTAAGCAGGTCAGCGACGAAATTGGCCAATCAGGACCTCGAATTGGGGATGACGTTATTTTCGAGTGCTACGAATCTGGGGTTTTTGTTAATTGAGGTGGTACCAATTCAGTCTCACACGGTTTCTAGGTTCAGGGGAGATAATCGCGGTGTTGATTAGCCCTTGGAATTTCCTAATGGGGATGGGGGTTGCGATTGCGCCATTGCTTGGACGGACAAGTGCCGTTGAGCTGGCTTCGGGATTGTTAGTCACAATCAGATCAGATTTATCTTTTGACAGCTCGAGTTTATTATTTGATGGGATTCACTATCTTGTCGGATTAGTGAGTTCGGTGTGATAGTCCGCATTTCTATTACTTCTTCTGGACAAGCTATTTCACATAAGGAAAAAGCTATAGGATCTTTGTACATTTCAAGCTCAGTTTAGCTACAAGAGTGCAATGTACGGCATGGCCCATGTATTTTCCCATTACATGATATTTCGGGCTCGTCTACTTACCTTGTGTTTACTGCTCCTGACTCAACATACGGCCTCCAATATACCCAACTCCCTCACAATTCTCCAGCCTGATGCCATATGCCATACTTCTACACATACTCGCAGGCAGTAATGGGGAATCTAGTACGATATCCGTCCGGAATGAGAGATGGTGCACGCGCTGGTTTCCCTGTCCCGGAACGTCCTTCTGCCACCCAGCACCATTCATACGAACCTTAGCAAACCTCCTACCGTTTTCCTCGAATATGACATCCGATACAGTAGCCCCAGGCTCTATAGGCCTACTTCGCTTCAAGCCGTAGTCGACAAGACTCGGCCAAGTGGCGCAAACCAGTTGGCAAACCTCCACATAGCTAGACGGGCACTCATGCGATGTAAAGAGCGTTTAATATCAATCAGGAATACATTTTCTGATTTTATAGCCCTATCAACTTTTTCCGTGGGGGCTTGACCGGGTTCAATGCCCATGGTGACGATTTCGTTTAGGGGATAGGAGACATGCACGAGATGTATGATATCTGCGTATAAGATGTTTGTGAGTCTAGCTGTGAGAGGATTATCAAAACAGGATTCGAATGGCCCTTTGGTGTTCTTCTTCATAATATCCCTACACTCTCTGCATGCCCTCCACATGCCCCTGTCCTTTCCATTCTTTTCATATTCGTTTATTGCCTCGCCTTTATGCCTCATGCACAGAACATACTCTGCCTTGAGGATGAAAGTAAGTGTCGACCTACCAATCGGTTTGGAGTCAGAGCCGTTGGATGAATGGTCATCTCCCAAATGGTATACATGGACTGTATGGCGAGGCTGATCAAGAGCAAGTTCCCATATCATCAGCCGTAGTTCTGTTGGCAGCTTGGGAAAGCTGGTGAAGGTATCAGGCTACGGTACAGGAGAAGATATGATGTAGGGCCTTGGAGTTATTTATCGAATATGGGAGGCTTTCAGAGTTCTAAAGAGATCACGATTCTTATACGGCAAGTTGCCTTAGACTAATTT is from Fusarium musae strain F31 chromosome 4, whole genome shotgun sequence and encodes:
- a CDS encoding hypothetical protein (CAZy:GH5) — encoded protein: MSIHAAADLSDAALGGPIRIKDEYFIDNYNRVLSLRGLNISGASKLPTEPNGLSHLDHGFYENHRIVTFVGRPFPLEDAPLHFRRLQAWGAPFVRLLVTWESIGHAGPEPEDLDTEYIDYLRQLIELMPEYGIKCFVCAHQDVWSRYSGGSGAPGWTFEVVGLDIEAFTDTGAAYVHSQDEKKRASEPPNPREPGGPFLWPSGYQKLAASTMATLFWAGDALAPNLKCRRKKDAGDEVSAQQFLQDACVEAFGRLADEVSHLEACIGFEPMNEPHRGLVNLHHFHFWNYDTDLHIGHCPSLAQALALGSGYAQDVDYYVKTWPFPTRVSHKSRIDPKGRSAWLSLNDQPIGHGRGMGECLWRAHGVWEWDEKKKTARIRDDDYFEVDHRPGREGMPIEWYNDCYAPFLQKFTERVSRKKARQFSFIEPVPNEFIPPWPTQDPDNKKWLQQKYAEKEVIKVPRPNNFVYAPHFYDLNVLFNKSHSWMSVNVQGLTRGMFVLNALYFGVGGLRHNYRAQLGNIVKYGKKSLGKVPMVIGEIGLSYDINKAEAFRTGCYDTQRHLMNGLISAMEDNKLNYTLWNYNPNNRVAYGDGWNNEDFSVINGDEVSDNGPVRPDYRNHLHEHDELYKGGRILDVIIRPYAVKTAGIPKKSNWNHKSLRFEYEWTSTATKEPVDEKTHLTEIFIPGYHYDAHKLRVQGANVEWTYDQPRQTLYVRSSLAGYHSIIVAIENEAQHLLERGRRRRELYPPQFPFNLVSAGVEDLIEDVDWSKMFTYLPVVIVLLIAFFMSPLISWLP